The Pseudomonas triclosanedens genome has a window encoding:
- a CDS encoding response regulator codes for MEKVRVVVADDHPIVLMGVREMIERDENFEVVGEAHSSSELVALYRELRPAIAITDFNMPGDQTYGDGLKLIEYLLRNFPDTRILILTMLSTPLILSSLYDLGVSGVILKNGDLNEILVALKALAQGRVYRGPGMQSANSVLASKDDVDGRIASLSAKEYEVLRHFVSGMSVRDIALLLNRSVKTVSAQKVSAMRKLDVDTDQALLTFCVKANLFQ; via the coding sequence ATGGAAAAAGTCAGAGTGGTAGTGGCGGACGACCACCCCATCGTGCTGATGGGTGTGCGGGAAATGATCGAGCGGGACGAGAACTTCGAGGTGGTTGGCGAAGCCCACAGTTCCAGTGAGTTGGTGGCTCTGTACCGCGAGCTGCGGCCGGCCATCGCCATCACCGACTTCAACATGCCCGGCGACCAGACCTATGGCGACGGCCTCAAGCTGATCGAGTACCTGCTGCGCAACTTCCCCGACACGCGCATCCTCATTCTCACCATGCTTTCCACACCGCTGATTCTCTCCAGCCTGTACGACCTGGGAGTGTCGGGGGTGATCCTGAAGAACGGCGACCTCAATGAAATCCTGGTGGCGCTCAAGGCGCTGGCCCAGGGCCGCGTGTACCGTGGGCCAGGCATGCAGTCGGCGAACAGCGTGCTGGCCAGCAAGGATGACGTGGACGGACGCATCGCCAGCCTCTCGGCGAAGGAGTACGAGGTGCTGCGCCATTTCGTTTCCGGCATGAGCGTGCGGGACATCGCCCTGTTGCTCAATCGCAGTGTGAAGACCGTCAGCGCGCAGAAGGTTTCCGCCATGCGCAAGCTCGATGTCGATACCGACCAGGCGCTGCTGACCTTCTGCGTAAAGGCCAATCTGTTCCAGTGA
- a CDS encoding fimbrial biogenesis chaperone encodes MSSERQRGLLLGLCLLAALDAQAGVTAERTRVIFNEGQREASLLLVNQNAYPVIVQTWIDDGNLDTAPETAQAPIMPLPPVFRLNPEQQRSLRLLYTGQALPKDRESLYWLNLYEIPPKSREPLAEGQSRLTVTLRTQMKVIYRPAALQADAEGAPARLRFSSVAGELRVENPTPYFITLASVDVPQGQRHTIVQGELLEPFARRTLTFAQPVPEGKTLIHYQWIDDGGNAQAGESTLR; translated from the coding sequence GTGTCCAGTGAGCGCCAGCGCGGCCTGCTGCTGGGCCTGTGCCTGCTGGCCGCACTGGACGCCCAGGCCGGCGTGACCGCAGAGCGTACCCGGGTGATCTTCAACGAAGGCCAGCGCGAGGCCTCGCTGCTGCTGGTCAACCAGAACGCCTACCCGGTGATCGTGCAGACCTGGATCGACGACGGCAATCTCGACACCGCGCCGGAAACCGCCCAGGCACCGATCATGCCGCTGCCGCCGGTATTCCGCCTGAACCCCGAACAGCAACGCAGCCTGCGCCTGCTCTACACCGGGCAGGCGCTGCCGAAGGACCGCGAATCGCTGTATTGGCTCAACCTCTACGAAATCCCGCCCAAGTCCCGCGAACCGCTTGCCGAAGGCCAGTCGCGGCTGACCGTGACCCTGCGTACCCAGATGAAGGTCATCTACCGCCCCGCCGCGCTGCAGGCAGACGCCGAGGGTGCGCCCGCCCGCCTGCGCTTCAGCAGTGTGGCCGGCGAGTTGCGGGTGGAAAACCCCACCCCGTATTTCATCACCCTCGCCAGCGTCGACGTGCCCCAAGGCCAGCGGCACACCATCGTGCAGGGCGAGCTGCTGGAGCCCTTCGCCCGGCGCACACTCACCTTTGCGCAGCCGGTGCCCGAGGGCAAAACCCTGATTCACTACCAGTGGATCGACGATGGCGGCAACGCCCAGGCGGGCGAGAGCACGCTACGCTGA
- a CDS encoding fimbrial protein — translation MTSAFRLLPLVAALLAPGAWATCYKVTSVGSANTTSTTQIRPGEGTAGSWGGACDTCNGKLGLPSVINVSDPSFQPYPTLLAASVAPITQYGATAGYDPERVFFRCAAEDAVYEMFSTNGDDLYSGWYQGGDSVGISIGLTAAYRTAWPNVLLRLTHVETGQYFTDVWRERQLTGLDIDSRGFQLVKAKNLSAVRAELFSAPLESTQGYSPNTKSQIYGRTQPAGYIAIKGPGLSYPRVGETHYGNWSGWYSNWPGAIGLYNDVTLKRYPTCAVTNVTPHVVFPSISIGEVNAGGSREMPFQVDFKCQSGVLSSTTPSTSQTGTSGTALGIKVSAGALAAYSGLGLVNASGGLSYLVSDRYGQPGMAQGVGIRLLRNGSVMNLLANEDSANGSNAEARGWYPVIGAASNQTGNNGGISQYSETFRARLEKLTVGTMPTVTPGKVEATAQVVIRVQ, via the coding sequence ATGACTTCCGCATTCCGGCTGCTTCCCCTGGTCGCCGCGCTACTGGCGCCCGGCGCCTGGGCCACTTGCTACAAAGTCACTTCGGTGGGCAGCGCCAACACCACCTCCACCACACAGATACGCCCGGGCGAAGGCACGGCGGGGAGCTGGGGCGGCGCCTGCGATACCTGCAACGGCAAGCTGGGGCTGCCCAGCGTGATCAACGTCAGCGACCCCAGCTTCCAGCCCTACCCGACTCTCCTCGCCGCCTCGGTAGCGCCAATCACCCAGTACGGCGCCACCGCCGGCTACGACCCGGAACGGGTATTCTTCCGCTGCGCCGCCGAAGACGCGGTGTACGAGATGTTCTCCACCAACGGCGACGACCTCTATAGCGGCTGGTACCAGGGTGGCGACAGCGTCGGCATCTCCATCGGCCTCACCGCGGCCTACCGCACCGCCTGGCCCAACGTCCTGCTGCGCCTCACCCACGTGGAAACCGGCCAGTACTTCACCGACGTCTGGCGCGAGCGGCAGCTCACCGGGCTGGACATCGACTCGCGCGGCTTCCAGTTGGTCAAGGCGAAGAACCTGAGCGCCGTGCGCGCCGAACTTTTCAGTGCGCCGCTGGAGTCCACCCAGGGCTATTCACCGAATACCAAATCGCAGATATATGGCCGTACCCAGCCAGCCGGCTATATCGCCATCAAGGGGCCGGGGCTGAGCTACCCCAGGGTCGGCGAAACCCACTACGGCAACTGGTCCGGCTGGTACAGCAACTGGCCGGGCGCGATCGGCCTGTACAACGACGTCACGCTCAAGCGCTACCCCACCTGCGCCGTCACCAACGTCACCCCGCACGTGGTGTTCCCGTCGATCTCCATCGGCGAAGTCAACGCCGGCGGCTCGCGCGAAATGCCGTTCCAGGTGGACTTCAAGTGCCAGAGCGGCGTACTCAGCAGCACCACCCCCAGCACCAGCCAGACCGGCACCAGCGGCACCGCGCTAGGCATCAAGGTCTCCGCCGGGGCCTTGGCGGCCTACTCGGGCCTGGGGCTGGTCAACGCCAGCGGTGGCCTGTCCTACCTGGTTTCCGACCGCTACGGGCAGCCCGGCATGGCGCAGGGCGTGGGCATCCGCCTGCTGCGCAACGGCAGCGTGATGAACCTGCTGGCCAACGAAGACTCCGCCAACGGCAGCAACGCCGAGGCACGCGGCTGGTACCCGGTGATCGGCGCGGCCTCCAACCAGACCGGCAACAACGGCGGCATCTCCCAATACAGCGAAACCTTCCGCGCGCGCCTGGAAAAGCTCACCGTAGGCACCATGCCCACCGTCACTCCCGGCAAGGTGGAAGCCACCGCGCAAGTGGTGATCCGTGTCCAGTGA